The DNA region GAAACCGGCTTCCGTCACTGCGTAGTCGGCATGGCCCAGGGCCATTCGGGTGGCGAGGAGGGAATTGCACCCGTGTGCGATATTGGCGAAGGGGCCGCCATGAACAAAGGCGGGCACGCCCTCGTCGGATTGAACGAGGTTCGGCTGGAGGGCGTTCCGAAGCACGGCGAGGAGCGCATCGGTCACTCCGAACGAATCGGCTCGAACCGGTTGGCCGTCCACGGCAAAACCCACCACCATCCGTTTCAAACGATCCCGCAGGTCATCATAGGATTGGGCCAGGCAGAGGATCGCCATGATCTCGCTGGCGGCGGTGATATCGAAACCGGAGTCGCGTTCCGCCTTCTCGTCGCCGATGCCGATCCGGATGTTTCGCAGGGAGCGGTCGTTCATGTCCATGACCCGCTTCCAGGTGACTCCTGAGGCGCTCATGGGTGCGGTTCCGAAGTGGAGGCGGTTGTCGATGGTTGCGGCCATCAGATTATGGGCCGAGGTGACCGCATGGAAATCTCCGGTAAAGTGGAGATTGATGTCATCGGCCGGCGTGAGACAACTGCGCCCGCCGCCGGTCGCCCCGCCTTTTCGCCCGAAAATAGGTCCCATCGATGGCTCCCGCAGGGCAAGGGCGGCGCGTTTGCCGATATGCTGCAGGGCTTGAGCCAGCCCGATAGACATGGTGGTCTTTCCTTCGCCGGGTGGGGTCGGGGTGATGGCGGAGACGAGGATCAGCTTGCCCTGGCGGGGTGGATTCCGGAGGGCGTTGAGATCGACCTTCGCCTTGAGGTTTCCGTAGTAGGCGACATGAGCCGGATCGAGTTCCAGACGGGAAACGATTCTGGGGAGGGAAGAGGGGTGCGACTCAGAAAGGCTCACAATCCAACCATACGGATACATCTTCCCGGAGACAAACCGTTGACTTCGATAGAAGTGTCGAATCGGTCGCAACCGTTCGGGATGGATACGGACTCCCTGCCGCCCCGGCCCTACCCATCGTATTGGGCGAGCTCGAAGAGAATGCCTTCGGGTCCCCGGCCATAGACAATGCGCTTTCCGGTCTTCGGGTAGGTGTGAATGCCGCTGAGAAAGACGATCCCCAATGAGGACAGGCGGTCCACTTCCGCTTCGATATCGGTGACCGAAAAGGCAATATGGCGGTAGCCGATCCGGTTGGCGGATTCACCGACTCCTTCCTCCGGCGGCGCCGGACGGTGGTAACGGATCAGTTCAATCCGGACCGGTGAGTCGTCCGCGACCAGTTGGGCGTAGTGAGCCTCGACCCGGTCCAATCCGACCACCCGGGAAATCCATTCTCCCTGGAGGTCCGCTTCATCGGCGACGGTGTATCCGAAGTGTCGGAAGAAGCCCTTGGCTGCCTCGATGTCGCGGACAACGATATTGATGTGATCAAGTTTCATAGCTGGATGGCTTGTCCGTAAATGGGTTTGAGCGGCGGCTGCCCGCGCAGACCGATCATATAGGCGATGATCCCGATGGAGGAGAGGGTCGCCATGATCTGGTACATGGCGATATAGCCACTGTGTTCCGCCAGATATCCGGTGACGATGGCGCCGACAAAGACGCCGGCCATCCGGGTCGTGCTCAGGAGAGCCTGGGCCATCGCGCGGTTCTCATTGGAAACGTTCCTCGCGATGTAGAGAATGCTGGCCACATCGTAGCCGGCGAAGGTGAAGAGATGAAGCGGCTGGGCGAGAAACAACCACCAGTAGTCGGGGGCAAGTGAATACACGACCAGGCGGATCGGGTGGGCGGCGAAGGCCAGCCAGAGCACCCGCCGAACCCCGAATCGATCGACGACCCATCCCATCAGGGGCAGGGCGAGCACGGCGATGATCCCGTTGGAACCGGCGAGAAACCCGATAAGCACCCGGTCGGCACCCATCGTCCGGGCATAGACCGCGAGGAATCCGAACATGGCCGGCAGGGCAAGGCCGATGCAGAAGTTGGCCATGAGAAATGTGACGAGGGGCCGACTCCACTTGATCGGAACGTTTTCCCGCCGGGTCCTTCCCGTCACCCGGGCGGGCCTGTCACGAGCGATCAGGAGAGCCGCCACAAGAAGCAGGCCCGAGGCCAACCAGAAGACTCCCCGGGTGGCGTCAACCATGAGGGGGAGCCCGAGGGTGCCCAGGATGAAGCCGGCGGATCCGAACTGACGATAACGGGCATAGCGGCGTCCCGGATTGGAGGGGCCGAGACGGGCGACGGCCAATGCCGGCATCAGGGCGAAGGCCATCGGAATGGTGAGACCGCGAAAGGCGGCGTTCAG from Opitutaceae bacterium includes:
- a CDS encoding formate--tetrahydrofolate ligase, yielding MSLSESHPSSLPRIVSRLELDPAHVAYYGNLKAKVDLNALRNPPRQGKLILVSAITPTPPGEGKTTMSIGLAQALQHIGKRAALALREPSMGPIFGRKGGATGGGRSCLTPADDINLHFTGDFHAVTSAHNLMAATIDNRLHFGTAPMSASGVTWKRVMDMNDRSLRNIRIGIGDEKAERDSGFDITAASEIMAILCLAQSYDDLRDRLKRMVVGFAVDGQPVRADSFGVTDALLAVLRNALQPNLVQSDEGVPAFVHGGPFANIAHGCNSLLATRMALGHADYAVTEAGFAFDLGGEKFHHIKCLQGNLSPDLVVLVATVRALKMHGGQPLAEITRPDAEAVSRGLPNLQAHLDAIAAFSRPVVVALNRFEGDSSEEEQIVIRYCQEAGIPVAVADIFAKGGPGGEELAQAVVHATGISTPPHRPVYGLSDSVETKIRTIATRIYGADGVDFTDEARAQMANFGDHGFDQLPICMAKTQMSLSDDPRLLGRPRGFRITVRGFEVADGAGFLVALTGKMLRMPALPRSPSAERITFGPQQEIRGL
- a CDS encoding VOC family protein encodes the protein MKLDHINIVVRDIEAAKGFFRHFGYTVADEADLQGEWISRVVGLDRVEAHYAQLVADDSPVRIELIRYHRPAPPEEGVGESANRIGYRHIAFSVTDIEAEVDRLSSLGIVFLSGIHTYPKTGKRIVYGRGPEGILFELAQYDG
- a CDS encoding MFS transporter, whose amino-acid sequence is MESPSIWRLRGACFGQFVAIGILATFEGVFMKEQGLGETTIGLVIGLGTALITVSGLFWARLADRGIPEERLISIGFVFAAIGLGLLPFCQTALGFSLNAAFRGLTIPMAFALMPALAVARLGPSNPGRRYARYRQFGSAGFILGTLGLPLMVDATRGVFWLASGLLLVAALLIARDRPARVTGRTRRENVPIKWSRPLVTFLMANFCIGLALPAMFGFLAVYARTMGADRVLIGFLAGSNGIIAVLALPLMGWVVDRFGVRRVLWLAFAAHPIRLVVYSLAPDYWWLFLAQPLHLFTFAGYDVASILYIARNVSNENRAMAQALLSTTRMAGVFVGAIVTGYLAEHSGYIAMYQIMATLSSIGIIAYMIGLRGQPPLKPIYGQAIQL